A window of Rubricoccus marinus contains these coding sequences:
- a CDS encoding M28 family peptidase: MTHRFALAALGLALLAPEAIAQTPDAAEDPALVQRYQATITPAELAGHLYVYADDYMAGRDTGEPGQRFAATYLAGQYATMGVTPMGTAEATNYGVDGYRQPFMLDNKRMVSMNYSVTRGGAEIMTGAIPLAGDAMLNLIPFRGEITDASPAPLVWAGDGSDVDDLDVRDAYVMFAVTDQASMMPTAQKFMDMGARAVVLPASPTVDRFQRMASGLTRGRLALPSPEASGDDPVILLTGLDVASMMVGKEGMTAEDFTAMEAGPTGAMISVSIEYENNQVETENVVAMVEGSDPLLKDEFVIISAHLDHVGTRDVEEGEDGIFNGADDDGSGTISILEIAEAFQTAAADGNGPRRSILFLHVTGEEKGLLGSAYFADMEPLVPLEQTVANLNIDMIGRYDPERRFDTTDYVYIIGGDLISQDISDWNETVNDVTGTELLLSDRFNSPDDPNQFFRRSDHWNFGKHDIPFIFYFTGTHEDYHAVGDSPDKIDYDRMAKISRLVFGTAWHIANTDERPAVSGVGFN; encoded by the coding sequence ATGACTCACCGCTTCGCCCTCGCCGCGCTCGGCCTCGCACTCCTCGCGCCAGAGGCCATCGCGCAAACGCCAGACGCCGCCGAGGACCCGGCGCTCGTCCAGCGCTACCAAGCCACCATCACCCCGGCCGAGCTCGCCGGCCACCTCTACGTCTACGCCGACGACTACATGGCCGGCCGCGATACCGGAGAGCCCGGCCAGCGCTTTGCCGCGACGTACCTCGCGGGCCAGTACGCCACCATGGGCGTAACTCCGATGGGCACCGCCGAGGCCACCAACTACGGCGTGGACGGCTACCGCCAGCCGTTCATGCTGGACAACAAGCGGATGGTCTCCATGAACTACAGCGTCACCCGCGGCGGCGCCGAGATCATGACCGGCGCCATCCCGCTCGCCGGCGACGCCATGCTCAACCTCATTCCGTTTCGGGGCGAGATCACCGACGCTTCCCCGGCGCCCCTCGTGTGGGCCGGCGACGGCTCCGACGTGGACGACCTCGACGTGCGCGACGCCTACGTCATGTTCGCCGTCACCGATCAGGCGTCCATGATGCCGACGGCGCAGAAGTTCATGGACATGGGCGCCCGCGCCGTCGTGCTCCCGGCCTCCCCCACCGTGGACCGCTTCCAGCGGATGGCTTCCGGCCTCACGCGCGGCCGCCTCGCGCTCCCCTCGCCAGAGGCCTCTGGCGACGACCCGGTGATCCTGCTCACCGGCCTCGACGTGGCGAGCATGATGGTCGGCAAGGAGGGCATGACCGCGGAGGACTTCACCGCGATGGAGGCCGGCCCCACGGGCGCGATGATCTCCGTCTCGATAGAGTACGAGAACAACCAGGTGGAGACGGAGAACGTCGTCGCGATGGTGGAGGGCTCGGACCCGCTGCTCAAGGACGAGTTCGTCATCATCTCCGCCCACCTCGACCACGTCGGCACGCGTGACGTAGAGGAGGGCGAGGACGGCATCTTCAACGGCGCCGACGACGACGGATCGGGCACGATCTCGATCCTGGAGATCGCCGAGGCCTTCCAGACCGCCGCCGCTGACGGCAACGGACCGCGCCGCAGCATCCTCTTCCTCCACGTCACCGGCGAGGAGAAGGGCCTGCTGGGCTCGGCGTACTTCGCGGACATGGAGCCGCTCGTGCCCCTGGAGCAGACGGTCGCGAACCTCAACATCGACATGATCGGCCGCTACGACCCCGAGCGCCGCTTCGACACCACGGACTACGTGTACATCATCGGCGGTGACCTCATCTCGCAGGACATCTCCGACTGGAACGAGACCGTGAACGACGTGACGGGCACGGAGCTCCTGCTCTCTGACCGCTTCAACTCGCCGGACGACCCGAACCAGTTCTTCCGCCGCTCAGACCACTGGAACTTCGGCAAGCACGACATCCCGTTCATCTTCTACTTCACCGGCACGCACGAGGATTACCACGCCGTCGGTGACAGCCCGGACAAGATCGACTACGACCGGATGGCGAAGATCTCCCGCCTCGTCTTCGGCACCGCGTGGCACATCGCCAACACGGACGAGCGCCCCGCCGTCAGCGGCGTCGGCTTCAACTAG
- the rimK gene encoding 30S ribosomal protein S6--L-glutamate ligase, whose translation MRIAVLTRNASLYSTKRLIEAAEEKGHEVHVLDTLRCTAHLTASGPEVHLHGEKLEKFDAVIPRIGASITFYGLAMVRQFEATGAWCLNGSVGIQRSRDKLRSHQLLAKAGIGLPLTAFAHDPESAEDLIRAVGGPPVIVKLLEGTQGVGVVLCETKKAAESVIQAFRGMKAYLLVQEFVKEAGGADVRLLVVGDKVVASMVRQGAEGEFRSNLHRGGSAYATKITPAERKTAVAACKALSLRVGGVDILRSDRGPLVLEVNSSPGLEGVEKATEIDVAGKIIDYIDKQATPKAPAY comes from the coding sequence ATGCGCATCGCCGTCCTCACCCGGAACGCTTCCCTTTACTCCACGAAGCGCCTCATTGAGGCGGCCGAAGAGAAGGGCCACGAGGTCCACGTGCTGGACACGCTGCGCTGCACGGCGCACCTCACCGCCAGCGGCCCGGAGGTGCATCTGCACGGGGAGAAGCTGGAGAAGTTCGACGCGGTGATCCCGCGCATCGGCGCGTCCATCACGTTCTACGGCCTCGCGATGGTGCGGCAGTTCGAGGCGACGGGCGCGTGGTGCCTCAATGGCTCGGTCGGGATCCAGCGCTCACGCGACAAGCTCCGGAGCCACCAGCTCCTGGCGAAGGCGGGCATCGGGCTCCCGCTCACGGCGTTCGCGCACGACCCCGAGTCGGCTGAGGACCTCATCCGCGCGGTCGGTGGCCCGCCGGTAATCGTCAAGCTCTTGGAGGGCACGCAGGGCGTGGGCGTCGTCCTCTGCGAGACCAAAAAGGCGGCGGAAAGCGTGATCCAGGCGTTCCGCGGCATGAAGGCGTACCTGCTGGTGCAGGAGTTCGTCAAAGAGGCCGGCGGCGCCGACGTGCGCCTGCTCGTGGTCGGCGACAAGGTGGTGGCGAGCATGGTGCGGCAGGGCGCCGAGGGCGAGTTCCGCTCCAACCTCCACCGCGGCGGCTCGGCCTACGCGACGAAGATCACGCCCGCCGAGCGCAAAACGGCCGTCGCGGCTTGCAAGGCGCTGAGCCTCCGCGTCGGCGGCGTGGACATCCTCCGCAGCGACCGCGGGCCGCTCGTGCTGGAGGTCAACTCCTCGCCCGGCCTCGAAGGCGTCGAGAAGGCGACGGAGATCGACGTGGCCGGCAAGATCATCGACTACATCGACAAGCAGGCCACGCCAAAGGCGCCGGCGTACTAG
- a CDS encoding cryptochrome/photolyase family protein encodes MPARLVLVLGDHLAPDHPALRDADPAETVVCMAEVRHEADLFPNHRQRLAYFFSAMRHFAAARREGGWTVDYQELTEASGADSLPAFLRAKIREHAPEAVVMVEAGRLSLEAEIREVCEAEGVPLDLRENDHFACSRAEFAEWLDGRKRVLMYDFYRSLRTRHGILLDEAGGPEGGSWSLDAENQQSFGKKGPGLLPDAKRPAASGLSQDVVAMVNEQFPDGWGETESFAWPVTPEAAEAAFETFVTERLPEFGTFQDAMWTQQPWLYHALISPAMNVGLIEPLAMARRVEAAYRAGKVPINAAEGFIRQILGWREFMRGVYTAFHDRLHTDNVLEAHEPLPEFYWTGETHMACVRDVVTQLQEHAYAHHIQRLMVTGLFAQLLGVEPLAVHAWYMAYYVDSVEWVTLPNVIGMSQFATGSLFTTKPYVASGAYVDRMSNYCSGCRYNPKEASGEKACPFTTLYWDFLSRHRALLEGNNRMAFQLRNLDRKTPEALEAIGERADGVRAMAREGTL; translated from the coding sequence ATGCCCGCCCGCCTCGTCCTCGTCCTCGGCGACCATCTCGCCCCGGACCACCCCGCCCTCCGCGACGCCGATCCCGCTGAGACAGTCGTGTGCATGGCCGAGGTCCGCCACGAAGCGGACCTGTTCCCCAACCACCGCCAGAGGCTCGCGTACTTCTTCAGCGCCATGCGGCACTTCGCCGCCGCGCGCCGCGAAGGCGGCTGGACGGTGGACTACCAGGAGTTGACGGAGGCCTCTGGCGCGGATTCGCTCCCGGCGTTTCTGCGCGCCAAGATCCGCGAGCACGCGCCAGAGGCCGTCGTGATGGTGGAGGCAGGGAGGCTCTCATTGGAGGCCGAGATCCGGGAGGTCTGCGAGGCCGAAGGCGTACCGCTCGACCTCCGCGAGAACGACCATTTCGCCTGCTCCCGCGCCGAGTTCGCGGAGTGGCTCGACGGCCGCAAGCGGGTCCTGATGTACGACTTCTACCGCTCGCTTCGGACGCGCCACGGCATTCTCCTGGACGAGGCCGGCGGACCAGAAGGCGGCTCGTGGTCGCTCGACGCCGAGAACCAGCAGTCGTTTGGCAAAAAGGGACCCGGCCTCTTACCCGACGCCAAGCGCCCCGCCGCCAGCGGCCTTTCGCAAGACGTGGTCGCGATGGTGAACGAGCAGTTCCCGGACGGCTGGGGCGAGACCGAGTCCTTCGCCTGGCCCGTCACGCCAGAGGCCGCGGAGGCCGCCTTCGAGACCTTCGTGACGGAGCGGCTCCCGGAGTTCGGCACCTTTCAGGACGCGATGTGGACGCAGCAGCCGTGGCTCTACCACGCGCTGATCTCGCCAGCGATGAACGTGGGCCTCATCGAGCCTCTGGCGATGGCGCGGCGCGTGGAGGCCGCCTACCGCGCCGGCAAGGTGCCGATCAACGCCGCCGAAGGCTTTATCCGTCAGATCCTGGGCTGGCGCGAGTTCATGCGCGGCGTCTACACCGCCTTCCACGACCGGCTCCACACGGACAACGTGCTAGAAGCCCACGAGCCGCTGCCCGAGTTCTACTGGACCGGAGAGACCCATATGGCCTGCGTCCGCGACGTCGTCACGCAGCTCCAGGAGCACGCCTACGCGCACCACATCCAGCGCTTGATGGTGACTGGGCTGTTCGCGCAGCTTCTCGGCGTGGAGCCTCTGGCGGTGCACGCGTGGTACATGGCGTACTACGTGGACAGCGTGGAGTGGGTCACGCTGCCCAACGTGATCGGCATGAGCCAGTTCGCCACCGGCAGCCTGTTCACCACCAAGCCCTACGTTGCCAGCGGCGCCTACGTCGACCGGATGAGCAACTACTGCTCCGGGTGCCGCTACAATCCCAAAGAAGCCTCTGGCGAGAAGGCGTGTCCGTTCACCACGCTCTACTGGGACTTCCTCTCGCGCCACCGCGCGCTTCTCGAGGGCAACAACCGGATGGCCTTCCAGCTCCGCAACCTGGACCGCAAAACGCCAGAGGCTCTAGAGGCCATCGGCGAGCGAGCCGATGGCGTCCGCGCGATGGCCCGCGAAGGGACGCTGTAA
- a CDS encoding DUF58 domain-containing protein has translation MPVSPAPSDRLTPEALARIGSLELRARLIVEGFITGMHRSPYHGFSVEFAQHRPYNRGDELRHVDWKVWARKDRWMVKQYEEETNLRHAVVLDTSPSMRYAGASGVSKLAYGATLGAALHTLMVRQRDATGLAAFDSTLHTLVPPRAARAHLRALLATLDRLESAPATPPAPEAETGASGVARALDEVAERLPKRSLVTIISDLFETMDGAAEIAKALRHLRHRGHEVLVFHVLDAKTERDFAFDDLPVRMRDMETGETLTLQPAQLREHYREASGAFFNDFKRRCREIEADYVLLDTAQPYDHALSAYLQKRKRLF, from the coding sequence TTGCCCGTCTCCCCCGCCCCCTCCGACCGCCTCACGCCAGAGGCCCTCGCCCGCATCGGCTCGCTGGAGCTGCGCGCGCGGCTCATCGTGGAGGGCTTTATCACGGGCATGCACCGGAGCCCGTACCACGGCTTCTCGGTCGAGTTCGCGCAGCACCGGCCGTACAACCGAGGCGACGAACTCCGCCACGTGGACTGGAAGGTGTGGGCACGCAAGGACCGCTGGATGGTCAAGCAGTACGAGGAGGAGACCAACCTGCGCCACGCCGTGGTCCTGGACACGAGCCCGTCCATGCGCTACGCCGGGGCCTCTGGCGTGAGCAAGCTGGCCTACGGCGCCACGCTCGGCGCCGCGCTCCACACGCTGATGGTGCGCCAGCGCGACGCGACCGGCCTCGCCGCCTTCGATTCCACGCTGCACACGCTCGTGCCGCCGCGCGCCGCGCGCGCCCACCTCCGCGCCCTTCTCGCCACGCTGGACCGGCTGGAGTCCGCGCCCGCCACGCCTCCGGCGCCAGAGGCCGAGACCGGGGCCTCTGGCGTCGCCCGCGCGCTGGACGAAGTCGCCGAGCGGCTGCCCAAGCGCTCGCTCGTCACCATCATCTCCGACCTGTTCGAGACGATGGACGGCGCCGCCGAGATCGCCAAGGCGCTCCGCCACCTCCGCCACCGCGGCCACGAGGTCCTCGTCTTCCACGTGCTCGACGCCAAGACCGAACGCGACTTCGCCTTCGACGACCTCCCCGTTCGGATGCGAGACATGGAGACCGGCGAGACGCTCACGCTCCAACCCGCCCAGCTCCGCGAGCACTACCGCGAGGCCTCTGGCGCGTTCTTCAACGACTTCAAGCGCCGCTGCCGCGAGATCGAGGCCGACTACGTGCTCCTCGACACCGCGCAGCCGTACGACCACGCGCTTTCCGCGTACCTCCAGAAGCGCAAACGGCTCTTCTAG
- a CDS encoding SDR family NAD(P)-dependent oxidoreductase, which translates to MTAPVHVLLGGSGGIGSALARALAASGATVVLGARTPEKLSALAGEIGAEAFTLDATDYGQVEGLVKGAMERHGRVDGVVNLVGSIDLKPAHAMKVEAFEETMRLNLFTAFYAVKAAASVMTKNDEPKGGSVVLMSSVAAQYGLANHEAVAAAKAGIEGMVRAAASTYAPRGIRVNAVAPGLVRTPLAGRLVASDAAVEASAAMHPLGRIGEPDDLVGALTLLLDRERAGWITGETISVDGGFAHARPR; encoded by the coding sequence ATGACTGCACCTGTCCACGTACTTCTCGGCGGCTCCGGCGGCATCGGCTCCGCGCTCGCGCGTGCGCTCGCGGCCTCTGGTGCTACCGTTGTCCTCGGCGCCCGCACACCGGAGAAGCTCTCCGCCCTCGCCGGCGAGATCGGCGCCGAAGCCTTCACGCTCGATGCCACCGACTACGGCCAGGTAGAGGGGCTCGTCAAAGGCGCGATGGAGCGCCACGGGCGCGTGGACGGCGTCGTCAACCTCGTGGGCAGCATCGACCTCAAGCCCGCGCACGCCATGAAGGTGGAGGCGTTCGAGGAGACGATGCGCCTCAACCTCTTCACCGCGTTCTACGCCGTGAAAGCGGCAGCGAGCGTGATGACGAAAAACGACGAGCCTAAAGGCGGATCCGTCGTGCTGATGTCGAGCGTGGCTGCGCAGTACGGTCTCGCCAACCACGAGGCCGTCGCGGCGGCCAAAGCGGGCATTGAAGGCATGGTACGCGCCGCGGCGTCCACCTACGCGCCACGCGGCATCCGCGTCAACGCCGTCGCGCCGGGCCTTGTCCGCACGCCTCTGGCGGGCCGGCTCGTCGCCAGCGACGCCGCCGTGGAGGCGTCGGCGGCCATGCACCCGCTTGGCCGCATCGGCGAGCCGGACGACTTGGTGGGCGCACTGACGCTTCTCCTCGACCGCGAGCGCGCGGGTTGGATTACTGGTGAGACGATTTCGGTGGACGGCGGCTTCGCGCACGCGCGGCCCCGCTAG